In Paludibacter propionicigenes WB4, the genomic window GTAAGTAGGATCAAGGCCTTTAGTCATTTTTTCATTGAAAGCAATAATGGCTGAAGACGATACATCTAGACTTGCCACATTTAGGGCTATTCCTGGCCAGCTTGTTTTTACAGTCGGTGCTTTGAATGGAGCATTTGTTTGATGCCATTGCATGGCTGGGGTGAAACTGGCAGTTTGGCTTGCATCTTTTGCCTTGACAAAAAATGCCTGACCTACTTGTAAATAGTTTTGTAATAATAAACGTCCGTTACTTAAACCGGAAGGTAAGTTACCAATTATTTTATAGGTAGATGAAACTGGATCCCAAATATAAACGCAAGCATAATTCGGATCGAAAATGCTGCTGTTTTTGGTTAGGAAGTTCTCGGTACTTGATGCCGATGCATTCATTCCAATAGCCGATGTATATGGATTACCAATACAATTCCAACCTTGACCTGTTTTTGTCAAACTAACGTTTTTTGTTCCGGTTATAATATCGCCATAAAAACTAACATAATTAGCATCATCACGACGCATTAAGTATCCCTTGCCAGATTCAAAAGGTCCCCATGTGGCGTTTGTAAAATAGCTCTTCCATGCATTGCTACCTTCGTTATAATCAGCTATGGCGTAAGTAGTAGTAGATCCTTCAACTTTAGAAGAAATTCCATTACTGCTGTTAGACAGAAACGAGCTAATGTTGCCACCATTAACAGAAGGAGCAACGATGTGCCATTGGGCCGCGGTAAGATAAACATCCGACCAAACTTTGCCAGAGGCAGTACCATGTACTATTAACGATCCGGTACCCGAGGAAGAAGATTGAATTTCAAGTTGTCCATTTTCAGTAGTAAGGTTATTGCATTCGGCTGTTTCTGTTGGGAAAATCATGGGCAAATAAGTTATTCCGCTAGATGGAATGGTAACATCGGTAGAAGAAGTAGGAACGCTTCCTCCAGCCCAGTTATTGGCATCAGTCCAGTAAGAGCTACCTGCGCCGCCTGTCCATGTACCTGGGGTTAAATAGGTAAACTTATCGGCAGCACTTGTTGCACTCGTTCCGCCAGTTGTAGTAACAGTAATATCAACTGTTCCAGATCCCGAAGGAGATGTTGCCGAAATTGAAGTTGCTGAATTTACAGAAAAACCAGTTGCATTAGAACTGCCAAATTTTACGGCAGTAGCGTTGGTAAAATTACTACCGGTAATAGTTACCGATGTTCCTCCGGTAGTTAGTCCACTTGATGGAGAAATACTGCTAATAATAGGAGCAGCAACATACGTAAACTGGTCGTTGGTGTTTGTCGTACTCGTTCCTCCGGGAGTTGTTACTGTAATATGGATTGTTCCAGCAGAGCCAGCTGGTGAAGTAGCTGTAAGACTGGTAGCGGAGTTAAAGGTAACATTTGAAGAACTCGTTGTACCGAACTTCACTGTTGAGCCACTCGTGAAGTTTGTTCCTGCTATGGTTACTGAAGTTCCTCCAGTTGTTGTTCCGCTTGTTGGCGAAATACTGCTAATAGTAGGAGCAGCAACATACGTAAACTGGTCGTTAGTGCTTGTCGTACTTGTTCCTCCGGGAGTTGTAACAGTTACATCAACTGTACCAGATCCCGAAGGTGAAGTAGCAGTAAGACTGGTAGCAGAGTTAAAGGTAACACTTGAAGAACTCGTTGTACCAAACTTCACTGTTGAGCCACTCGTGAAGTTTGTTCCTGTTATAGTTACCGAAGTCCCTCCTGTTGTTGTTCCGCTTGTTGGCGAAATGCTCGTAATGGTAGGGGCAGATACAGGAGCAGCCACCACTATTGTATAATCTTCTATTTCGCCAAAATATCCTCCTGTAAAATTTTTCATTCCAATTATACCCGGATCGGATGACGCTGTTATCATTCTTACCCTCATACGTATATTGCTAAGGGAGGCACCTGAAGGGATTGTAATATTCTGTGCAGTCAAATTGTAGGTATGACCTCCCGAGCCTGTATGTGTAGTTCCATTGGCTATTATATAATACTCATTTGCATCTGTAAAATCATAATCATGGTTCCAATCAAAGAACACATATACATACAGTTTATCTACGTTATATTCCGACCAAAATGTTGAAACCGACAGTGAATATGTTGATGACGGATTTACAGTAGTTGAAATATTTGAATAATCTCCGAATAATGTTGCAGATCCGGATGTTGAAAGAGTGGAAGTATTATTAATTGTATTGAAAGAAACATTAGAAATATAATCTCCTGGCGATGCATACGATTGATTTGCCGGACTAACATATTGAGCATAGCTCAAAGAACTAAACATGAACGGCAATGCACACAGCCATCTAATTTTTAAAAGTATATCTTTTCTCATATTATAATATATTAATTAGTACTTTTTTAATCGTTTATATTTACACACACAAATAAGGATTTTTCCAGCCCGATACACATTGACTATGAATATCTTCGAACACCAGATGGTTATATTCCATCGGGGTACCCTGTTCCATTACCATTTCGGTGTATTGGGTAGATTGCAGCGAAATCTTTTCAATTTCCACATCCGGTTTTTCGAAATTGTGTTGGATACTGAAGTTTCTTTTCCCACGCGGACCGTCTATCCAGGATGTTTTCAGATAACTGATAGCACTTTCAATGTCTCCTTTTTGCATCTGTGGCAAAGTAGGAAGGAGAGCCAATCCCATTTCGTAACCCATCACTGCAAAGACAGTAGATTTCCTGCCGGTAGACTGTTCAAACTGCCGCTTAAACAATATGTTTTGAGTTGTATTTAATTGATAGTTCCATCCCGATGCCGAATAAAAGCCGAGACCCAGATGGCTTATTTTAGAGAGCACAACGTCGGATGCCATGTGAGGCGAAACCAACAGAGGTATTTTGTTGTGCAGACCCGACTGTTTATACATACTGAAAAAACTAAGTGCTTCGTTGCCACAAAACAGCGCATGAAGATAATCCACCCCGCTCTTTTCAATCCGACTCAGATAATCGGGCAGAACATCTTTAATATCCGGCATTTGTGGGTTGTAAGGCACTATGTGCATATCGATTTCCTGAGCACCGGCAAATATGGCACCCTGCCAAAACGAACTGTGAATATGATAGCCCGAATCGTAGATGGACATCAACATGGCACCTTTCCCTCCGAATCGCTTTTGCGCCCAGTTACCCAGCGCATATTCCAGTTGCCAGAACTGAAAACTATTGAAAAAACAGTTTTCAGGCAGAGGATACAGAGGCGGAAGATACTCGCCCATATCGAAGAAAAAACATAGCTGGTCTTTTTTCGAAATCAAAGGCAGAATTTCGGGCAACAACATATAACTCACGAAGCCCGACAGTATATCCACTTGATGAAACATACGCATCTTATTGATAGCGGCCTTTACCGGTTCCGATCCTCCCTGATCAATAAATTCAGGATAGAACTGATAGTACCTGCGGTACGCCGCCGGCAATGCAGCAAAAAATCCATCCATTATATCGTTCGACATATTGGGATGGATAGATGAGTATGGAAAAAGAAATCCGATCTTAATAACCTTATTCATATTTTTTTAAAATAGCCCCGCGAGAAATATTTTCTCCGGGGCTTTTTCTTTTATTAACCTCTTGATGGGTAAATACCTGACAAAGCAATACAAAAATTTATCGGGCAATAAGGTTGCATAAGACTAAATGAAGATCCACTACCTGTTACATTGGTGACAATGCTTCCTGTTACGGCACCACCACCTACATTTAATGCTGTATCGGGATCTGTGGTACCATAAATGGAACCACCCGTAGAACCCGACAAAACATTAATACTCCCACGTGCAACCGGGTTAGCCGATGTACCTGATGCCGAATAGGCTTTAATAGTAGCCGACGCAGTCCCTATGATACCTGTATGATTATGGGCAACTAAAGTAGTGCAATTTTCAGTACCACCCGACTCCCCTTGTTCATAAAGCGCTAAACCTGGGCCTTGGCCTGCACCAATCATCACCCGACCCCGTAAGTCAGGCAGACCGAAATTACTTGATCCATTGCCACCATACTGTGTTCCAAGCAATGCATAAAGAGCCGAGTTTTGAGATATTGGAAGCAGTGTGCCATCACAAGAAGCCCAATAATAAGGAGGAAAATTAAATCCAAAAGCTGCGATAAATGCCAAAAAGGTTTCCATAAAATTTAAATTTAAATGATTAGTATTATTTTGAGAATTATTTATTGCTCCCGGCTGCATGTTGCCACTCTTCCGGGGGCGGTGTTTTTTAGGTTTTCTTGGGACTGTCCGTATCGGTTTCGTCCTCTCCATCTTTTTTGGCGTTCCGTCCATGGCGTTGAGCCAACAGGTTACGGTAATTTCCCACCCGCTGGTTTTGCTCCGTCACAAGTGGCGCATAGGCCGTTTCGCCGTTTACTTCTATCAACGCATTGAGGTGTTTGAGCACCGTACGGTAAATATTGTCGGTAGAAAGGCGCGATTGTTTCAGGTTTTCCTGCGGTTTGGCTCCGTTTTCGGAGTAACGTTCGTTTTTCAGGTTATCGAATGCCGTATTCCTTGTCTTGAGTTCCGGTACCCATCCACCTATGCCCACTATAGCCACATCGGCAGCATAAGTGCCTTCCAGTTCGGCCACCAGTTTTACTATGGACGATGTTTCCTGATCGTAAGGTTTGTGTGGTACATCGCCGTAAGTATCCAGCAATAGGCTCAACCTATCAGCCGCCTTGCGCACATTGGCATCGTAATGGTTGTGTGCCGAACTGATAGTGCCCGACATGCCGCTGAAGGTAGCATCCCGCATCCTGTCCATTTCCGACAGATCGTCGGTAATATCGCTGGCACGTAACACATTAAGCATATTGTTTTCCTGTTCAATACCTGCCACATACGTCGGCAGTTTATCTCCCAAGCCCTGAACTGCCACGGGGTTCGTTGCAATCAGCTTCGAGAAATCAGAATGAAACTTATAATGTTCTTCATTTCTGAATTCACCCAATTTCAATGTCTGTATTTCCATAAATAATTTATAAAATTTTGATTGTATTATTCTGAATTGACAGGGCTTATCAAATGCCCCTGCAATGTTTATCATTACCTGAAGTTGCCTGTCTTTTCATCCGTCGGCTTTTATCCTTGGCTGTAAGTGTACCGGAGTTTTCTGTAGTATCGTCAACCCTGGATTTTTTCTCCAAACTGTCAGCGGCACAAAAAAATCCCGGGTTGACGGTCTGCTGCTATCAGCGGGAAGCTTTCAACCCTGGATGACGACTCGCCGCTACCAGCAGGAAGGTTTCAACCTCGGTTGAAAGTCTGCGCCGCATCTGTGGCTGGTTTTCAACCCTGGATAACGCCTTACAGACCCTCCCACAGGGATTTATTACGACCGGCTATCCTTCATTTCCTGTTTTTTTGTTCATTTTTTTTAAAAGAACAGGCTAACCAATACCTTAGCCTGTTCTTTTATTGTCAACCGGTTTTATTCAATCGGTTTAATAGGAGCAGAAAGTACTGCCGGTCCGTTAAGAGGTTTGTAAACCGGCACAAGTGCTCCATAATGTGGGGCATCAGGATAAACCACCTGTGCATCGCACAAGAAACGATAATTCGTTCCGCTTACCATCTGACTGGCCACTGCCAATGGAGTGTAATTTACTCCTACATGTCCTTTAAGCGCTTCTTTAAAAGCTGCCATTGCTTCTGCTGAGATACTGGTGCTGTATGCTGTCCATGCACCGACCTTACTTGTACTCATTTTCTTTAGGTATTAGATTTTATGCCTACTCTTTGTTCCGCTTTTCGGCTGCTGCGGTTTAATAGTTCTGTTTTTTTTTAGATACAATAGTAGATTGTCTGAATAATAGCGGCTTACCTGATATTTTCCTATAGAACCAAGACAATCCTCGGGCGAATTAAAAACGTCTGAGTTTATTTTCTTACAGTTATTACTTGTACAAATTGTTATCATTTTTAAATAATACTATAATCTTTATCTTTAATATTATTTCCTGTTCTTAGCAGAATAATATTGTTTAATTGGAACTTGTATAAAGTTTCGCATAAACTGTCAGGTTTATCAAACGAATTATGATAAAAATATGAGTCTGCTCTACAGCCTGCATGACACGTGGTCACAAAATGGCAAGTACTACATTTTTCAATTTCAGTTGACTTTGACCTAATTTTCAGACTAGCTACTTTTTTAGTAATTTCATCGAAATTGTTTACTAATATATTTCCTAATTTAAATTCCTTTCTTGATAATACATGACATGGATAAATATCACCATTTACGTCTATATCGAAAACAGTATTTCCTAACCCGCAAACCAAGTGTTTTTCATTATTATAAACATCTGATTCTTTACACTTTAGTTCATTGCCCTTTAAATTATAACTTTTCACTTCCATTCTGGCCTTTTTGATTAAATTAAGTGATTTAATCAAATTCTCCGGTGAAAGCGACAGGCTTTTCATTTTATTTTCAGGAACATACCTTAAATTATTAGGTGCAATATCTCCATTATGGTTAAATGCAAATTTTGCTATGTCGTATATTTCCTGCACATTGAAATCATGTACTGTTGGTGCAATAGAGAAAGGTATTTTATGAGCAATTAATGTTTTAATGCCCTTTATTACTTCATTGTATGTATTCCCTCTTGTAATTTTGTGTACTTCTGGCGTAAACCCATCTAAACTAACTTGGACTCTTTTTAAGTATTTGCATTTTGATAATAATCGAGCAATTTCGTTTTTAAGAAGACTACCATTTGTCAATATTGAATAACTATTTTTCCTTTTTTCGAGAAAATCAATAAACTCCACAAACAGAGGATGCATAAGCGGCTCCCCTCCGGTTATTACAAAATGGCATTCTGAATTAATTGATGAGACTTTTGATATAATATCACAATATGTACTCATATCCATATATTTTGCTTTGTGGGCATTACCCTTATAGCAATATGGACAACTAAAATTACACGCTTGAGTCAAATTTAAATAGATCAACTGTATTGGCTTCTCTATAGCTTCCTCTATGTTTTTATTTAACCAACCGTCATCAACAATTTTATTAAATAAATTATATGCTTTTCTTTCAGAAACTAATTTATCATAACCGCTCAACCGAAAGCAATCTAGAATAATATCTTTTTGAGTGTTACGGGCAGATAGTTCTATCATTTTCATAATGACAAGCTCTTCTGCCGTAAGCACACTCAATGCCCCTATTTTCGGATTACTTACAATAAAAAATCATCAATACTTGTAATTCTAAGATCTGAATACATATCGCTTAATTTAAACAACCACAGAAGTAAAATTTTAAATTAAAAAATAATTAATAATTTCATAATCCTTCTTTATGTCCAACTTCATGACATCCAACAAATGGAGCACCAACTTTTGCACATACTTTGACACATAAATCAGGAGCTGCTTTAACACTCTTGGGACTTTGCATTTCATCAATAAATAAATCTTTTGTATCCAATCCTTGTTCTTTAAGAACCTTTTGTGGATCTTTTAAAAATTCTGCAGTCAACTCTTTATCAAATTGAATTTTGTTTAATACTTCTTGTAATTTCATGATAATAATCTCCTATAGTTTATTACTTCTGTGGTTCTTATATTGAATTGTGAACAACTACAATGTATGTACATTGGCTTGCACAGCTTGTCTCACTGATGAATTATTTTGCATTCAGTTCTGCTTTCATACCTTCGGCAATCAGTTCCCAAGCATTTCCGGCAGGGATATTTCCGCCCAATGTAGAATCGAAAATGGTAATTGTACCAATCACAGGGGCATCCACTGTTATCTTCACATGCATCGAAGCATAGGCAGCTGTTTTCTGGTAACCGCTGATAATCACCAGCACTTTAGGATTGTCATTTACCACTTTGGTCATGTCGCCATCCACCTGAATGGGGCCTCCCTGTACATGTCCGCTTTTCACTCCGCTAAATACGCAATCGTAACTGATACCCAAATGGTCGTTTTCTTGTTTTACTAAAGTAAGTGTGGTATCCACGTTAATTTTCACAGGCCATACACCAAAACTATGATGTTCGGCTTTTTTGTCAATGACAGTGTAACTCATAAATAATAGTATTAGTAATGTTTGTTCCTACTCATAACGTTTTTCGGTTTCCACGGTGGTGTTTTAACGGTACCCACGAACGTATTACAATTTCGTCAAACAATGTTGCGCACTATTGCTTAAAAGAATAGTAATTTTATGGAGGTAAAAATAGTGGGAAGAATCAGTGTGTCACTTATCAATAGATACAAAGTGAGCGTATCATTTGATAAATTGAAATTTTTTTTGGAAGGGGTACGGAAGATACTTAATCTTATGGTACAGAGATGAATGTTTGGTTCTTTCTTGTCTATATAGGCACGTAGATGAAGAACACTTTAGGTCAATAGCGTACTATCTATCCGCCTAAAGCATGTTTTTGAATGTTTCTGTTTAATTGTTTCTGTAGTTGGCCGATTCCAATTGGCAAGTTTGCCGCCATACCGAAGGTGATTCGTTGGTAATCAGTTTAAACTGCCTACTGAAATTAGAGGGTTCGCTGTAACCAATCAATTCGGAAATCTGAGTGAGGGAATAATCGGGATAATTTGCAAAAAGATTTTTAGCTTCTTCTATACGTAATGAAGTAATCCACAGATTGAAGTTCATGCCTTCTTCATTGTTGATAAATGTCGAGAGAGTGGTTCGCCCAATTTTGAGGTATTGAGCCATGTCTTCAATATTGACCCCGGGTTTAAGATAATATTTATCATCAATAATCTTATTCTTTAGTTCATCCCACACAAGTCGTTTTTTATTGTTAGACGCCTTATCAGCAAAAGAGCTTTGCGGATAGATAGCCGGTTCAATATAGATAAACTTGCTTGGATATTGTATGTAATAAATACCAAAACCTAAGTAGAATAGGGTATAAATAACTGTAAAGATAAATATCCATGAATCTGCGAACATGAAGCAGGATAGCAAAGCCCCAATCCCAACAGAAAACGCTGCGTAAAAACTATATTTGATCCATGGAAGGCATGCACTGGAGCATTCGGAAAAATAGTTATCCATTTCACTGCCAAATAATTCTGCCTGACGAAAAAATAATCGCGTCAGATAGAATAACTGGAAGATATAATAGAACAGAAATAGCTCTCTGATAATTATTACGGGATGAAATTTGTACCGGATAAGTTCGGCTATTGAATGTATCTGGACATTTCCCCAAATGGAACAAAATATCATATACAGTATCGTCAGGACAAAGACAGGTGCCAGCTGTTTATAGAGATAGTTTTTGGTAACAAATCGAGGGTTGATTAGTATGATCAACGATAATACAAACAAAGTTGCCTGTAAAGATGCAGTCATGAGTGTATCCAACGATATAATATTTACTAAAGACAAATTAAAAACCATGACAAGTACCTTGACGATGGCCATAGTTATATATCCGCCAGCTAAAAACCGCAGAGAAATCCGATACTTATTTAAAGTTTCGGTTTGGGGAAGTGGTAAGGTGAGAAAAACAACTGCCAAAGCTATACAGCCGACAATTAATGTGATGTTGATAAATAAAAAAGGATAATGTTCCATAAATGGATAGGTTATATAAATAATCAATTATTGAATGTGTATTTAAGTGTTGTTTGATATTAACGTAATGTATAACAAACTCGTTTGATTCAATACTCAATATTCCTACTTTTAGCTACAGGAAAATAAAGAAAATACTACAGTCGTAAACAAAAAATTGAATTTTATATTACAAAAATAAACTAAAATGCTATAACAACCAAAAAAAAGGTCAAAAATAATTGAGACAACCGTTTTTGTATATATCACATAATGAGTATTTTGGAAAAGTATTTTTAGTCAAAATTAGGACAAGCCTTTTGAAGCTGAAAAAATTAATGAAAAAACCTTGCTTTTTTATGTCATGCGTACTAAAATAATGTTAGTAAACTTAAATCTCTACAGGACTTGAAATTTTACTCAAATGCCACGAAAGTGCAATTTATCTAAGAGGCTTATAACTGAATTGGTAGTCATGATACAACGGTCGTATTCTTGATTTATCTGAAGTCTGTATTGAATATACATATAATTAAAGTCAGTTTGATTAGTGTTGTTATCCTGATTGTTTACTTGCAGCGGGCACATTCAACCTGTCTCAACGCAAAAACTCCCCTCGTCCTGATTGGACAAGGGGAGTTAGTCTATTCAGTATGCAACTTTAAGTCGCGCCGAATTTGATCATTTATTTGCTTGTAATCACAAGCTGTTGCGTTGGTAATCCTTCTACCGAAGCTTTTAGCGTAATGTTTCCGGCTTTCCCGTTCGACTGTACAATGGCCAGACACTTCCCAAAGAAAAGATGGCGTTCATTCTTCTTTAGCGATACGTGGTCGTTTTGATCCCCGTTGTCAGTACTGACAATGCTGCCTTCACCTTCGACAGAGAATTTTACTAGTTTATCGGCCAGTGGAGAGGCAACCCCATTTTTATCTAAGAGTTCAACCGTAACATAGGACAAATCGTCTCCATCGGATGATATGGTAGGACGGTCGGCACTCAAACGTATGCTAACAGCTTCTCCGGCAGTTTTTATTTCCTTGGTCAGTACTTCTTTTCCACCCTTACGAGAAACAGCTTTTAAAGTGCCGGGAGTATAAGGTACGCGCCACATCACGTGTAAGTCATCGCCTTTCTTGCTTCGTTTACCCAGCGATTGTCCATTGAGATACAATTCCACTTCATCGGCGTTATTATAGTAAGCCCAAACATCTACAGTTTGTCCGGGATTCCAGTTCCAGTGCGGATAAATATATAACACGTTTTTGGTTGTCCATTCGCTTTGGTACATATAATAAATATCTTTAGGAAATCCGGCTAAGTCCACGATACCAAAGAATGAGCTGCGGGATGGCCACCAGTAAGGAGTCGGTTCGCCCAGATAATCGAAGCCGGTCCAGATATATTGTCCGGCAATGTGGTCATATTTCTTCACAAGTTTCCATGTCGTTTCGTGGGTAGAGCCCCAGGGGGCACGGCTATTATCGTATGCCGAGCATTTTTGCAACGGATTGTTGAATGGTTTGTCCCATCTTTCAGGCCAAATATTCACACTATCCGAAGGCATCAGATAAAACCCGCGAGATTGTAATGAGGAAACTGATTCTGTTACGAAGAATGGCGTTTTAGGGAAACGGTCGGTTATTTTTTCGAACTCATTTTCATGATAATTAAATCCGATCAAATCCATTGATTCTGATTTAAATAGTGGATTATTATCTTCAGTTCCATTACAAGCAGCAGATACCGGACGGGTAGGGTCTGCATCTTTTGTTACATCAACCAGATGGCTGGTAAGCAAGGCGAATTTGCCCAATCTGCCGAGTCGAACATCTTCTGTATCGGCAACCTTTCTGTTGTTCAGCAACACATTGGCTGTTTGTAAGTCCATTTCTTTAGAAGCTCCTTCTCCCCACTGTTCTCCCACTTCATTGCCTATGCTCCAGATAAAAATCGAAGGATGATTTCTGTCACGTTTAACCATGTCCGTTAAATCACGTACGTGCCATTCGGCAAAATCGCGGGAATAATCGTTACTGGTTTTCTGTTTCAACCACATATCAAATGCTTCGTCCATAACAATAAAGCCCATTTTATCGCACAGGTCAAGTAATTCCGGAGCCGGAGGATTATGCGATGTGCGAATTCCGTTACAACCCATCTCCTTTAAAATCTGCAACTGGCGTTCGATAGCGCGGGTATTTACTGCTGCACCCAGCGCCCCTAAGTCGTGATGATTGCACACTCCATTTATTTTTACCCGCTTGCCATTGAGTATAAATCCTTTTTTCACATCAAATTTGAACGAGCGAATACCCACATTGGTGGCGTATTCGTCGGTTTGACGACCGGCAACATAAGTGCGCGTAACTAGCTTGTAGAGATATGGATTTTCGATGTTCCACAACTTAGGATTGCTTACAATAATTCTTTGAAGATATTGTTGCGCTACTCCTGTATTTACGTACAACGGACCGTCAACTTTGCTTACCAGTTTCCCCTGAGCATCGTATAGTGATTGCTCAACTCTGACTGTTTTAAGGTTCTTGTCATCGTTTTTAATTGTGGTTTGAATGGCTATCTCGGCACTGGTGGCTGAGACCACAGGTGTGGTGACATAAGTTCCCCAATGATCGACGTGAACAGGATTGGTGGTGGTTAACCAGACATTGCGGTAAATGCCCGAACCGGAATACCAGCGCGAGTTAGGTTGTTTAGAGTTATCTGCTTTTACAGCAATTACATTGGAAGCGCCAAACTTGATATAGGGCGTCAAATCATACTGAAATGAAGAATAGCCGTACGGACGTTTCCCGAGCCAGGTGCCATTAATCCACACCTCACTGTTTCTGTATACTCCATCGAAGTCGATAAATATCCGTTTGTTCTTATCTTTACTGTCT contains:
- a CDS encoding glycoside hydrolase family 2 TIM barrel-domain containing protein, with the translated sequence MKKLNSLLIFISLCATVWGAGSTKEINRVQSFNKNWKFTLADSTLNASQVSFDDSKWRSLNLPHDWSIESDFGKDFPASPGGGALPGGLGWYRKTFTVDSKDKNKRIFIDFDGVYRNSEVWINGTWLGKRPYGYSSFQYDLTPYIKFGASNVIAVKADNSKQPNSRWYSGSGIYRNVWLTTTNPVHVDHWGTYVTTPVVSATSAEIAIQTTIKNDDKNLKTVRVEQSLYDAQGKLVSKVDGPLYVNTGVAQQYLQRIIVSNPKLWNIENPYLYKLVTRTYVAGRQTDEYATNVGIRSFKFDVKKGFILNGKRVKINGVCNHHDLGALGAAVNTRAIERQLQILKEMGCNGIRTSHNPPAPELLDLCDKMGFIVMDEAFDMWLKQKTSNDYSRDFAEWHVRDLTDMVKRDRNHPSIFIWSIGNEVGEQWGEGASKEMDLQTANVLLNNRKVADTEDVRLGRLGKFALLTSHLVDVTKDADPTRPVSAACNGTEDNNPLFKSESMDLIGFNYHENEFEKITDRFPKTPFFVTESVSSLQSRGFYLMPSDSVNIWPERWDKPFNNPLQKCSAYDNSRAPWGSTHETTWKLVKKYDHIAGQYIWTGFDYLGEPTPYWWPSRSSFFGIVDLAGFPKDIYYMYQSEWTTKNVLYIYPHWNWNPGQTVDVWAYYNNADEVELYLNGQSLGKRSKKGDDLHVMWRVPYTPGTLKAVSRKGGKEVLTKEIKTAGEAVSIRLSADRPTISSDGDDLSYVTVELLDKNGVASPLADKLVKFSVEGEGSIVSTDNGDQNDHVSLKKNERHLFFGKCLAIVQSNGKAGNITLKASVEGLPTQQLVITSK